In Arthrobacter sp. SLBN-83, one DNA window encodes the following:
- a CDS encoding ADP-ribosylglycohydrolase family protein: MSTDPGIPAPTLKSRIHGCLLGGALGDALGYAVESDSIADIRERFGAHGLTGLGDLSGPRHFSDETQLTLYTVDGLVEALEWANAGVGADVNACLWLAYLRWLATQGEDAGPSAPAPQPRWIDGNEVLRQRRHPDKDCVSGLASGEMGTTVRPVNPGARGPGTVMRSAPFGLIPHITPDAVYKLSADAAALTHGHPAAHQSAGIFSLLIHRLVSGEALRDAAASVAAHAATLPEVAPELPERLQAALRLAEKEPVAPEELVQALGEGWLAEEALAVALYAVLATLPAGIADAQPDQHFRDALAVAVNHSGASNTVGSLAGNILGALYGEDCLPAEWVQALEAPDVIQGMADQLVKVTTGEG, translated from the coding sequence ATGAGCACTGACCCCGGCATTCCCGCGCCCACTCTCAAGTCCCGGATCCACGGCTGCCTCCTGGGCGGGGCGCTGGGAGATGCGCTGGGCTACGCGGTGGAGTCCGATTCCATCGCCGACATCCGGGAACGCTTCGGTGCGCACGGCCTGACCGGGCTTGGCGACCTGTCCGGCCCCCGCCACTTTTCCGATGAGACGCAACTGACCCTGTACACCGTTGACGGCCTGGTGGAGGCACTGGAATGGGCCAACGCCGGGGTGGGCGCGGACGTGAACGCCTGCCTTTGGCTGGCCTACCTGCGCTGGCTGGCCACCCAGGGCGAGGACGCCGGGCCGTCAGCACCGGCACCCCAGCCCCGCTGGATCGACGGCAACGAGGTGCTTCGGCAGCGCCGGCACCCGGACAAGGACTGCGTCAGCGGGCTGGCCAGCGGCGAGATGGGAACCACCGTGCGCCCCGTCAACCCCGGCGCGAGAGGCCCCGGAACGGTGATGCGGTCAGCGCCGTTTGGGCTGATTCCACATATCACGCCCGACGCCGTCTACAAGTTGAGTGCCGACGCCGCCGCCCTGACGCACGGGCATCCCGCGGCCCACCAAAGTGCCGGAATCTTCAGCCTGCTGATCCACCGGCTGGTGTCCGGAGAGGCGCTGCGGGACGCCGCGGCCTCAGTCGCGGCCCACGCCGCCACCCTTCCGGAGGTCGCGCCGGAACTGCCGGAGCGGCTGCAGGCCGCCCTCCGCCTCGCGGAGAAGGAACCTGTTGCCCCGGAGGAACTGGTGCAGGCACTGGGCGAAGGATGGCTGGCGGAGGAGGCCCTCGCCGTCGCGCTTTACGCCGTCCTTGCCACGCTCCCGGCCGGCATTGCCGACGCGCAGCCGGACCAGCATTTCCGGGATGCCCTGGCGGTGGCGGTGAACCACAGCGGCGCCAGCAACACCGTAGGCTCGCTGGCGGGAAACATCCTGGGCGCCCTGTACGGGGAGGACTGCCTGCCGGCGGAATGGGTCCAGGCCCTCGAAGCACCGGACGTCATCCAGGGCATGGCCGATCAGCTGGTAAAGGTTACGACCGGCGAAGGCTGA
- a CDS encoding MIP/aquaporin family protein, with product MSTPVPVRDALQPGGTATAPGGLLPRLVAEAFGSLFLAVAGLGVPLFSIPQSSPVPAALAAGLAITAAMLAFGHVSGGHFNPAITLGHLLAGRIRAGAAGAYAAAQVVGALVGALALFGILRTLPSIPDSRTAFDTVAAGFADHSIIQAPLAAVVLLELLGAAIIVAVFLGAAGRGGSRTVAAVAVGLSFAALLQVGQSVGNLPFNPARAVASAVFSSGWAVEQLWVFLVAPLAGAAIAGLAFRITAGAEPAVADALSSDGKVGGDRTRTDADVPEADDADGLDADGPGADSLDGATTGTDDDGAAAPSTGAGTAATAGREKSRVSEAQEFFDGKRS from the coding sequence ATGAGCACCCCAGTCCCAGTCCGCGACGCACTGCAGCCCGGCGGTACTGCCACCGCCCCCGGCGGCCTGCTGCCCCGCCTGGTGGCCGAGGCCTTCGGCAGCCTCTTCCTGGCCGTGGCCGGGCTTGGTGTGCCGCTGTTCAGCATTCCGCAGTCCAGTCCCGTGCCCGCCGCGCTTGCCGCCGGGCTGGCCATCACCGCCGCGATGCTCGCCTTCGGACACGTCTCCGGCGGCCACTTCAACCCCGCCATCACCCTGGGGCACCTCCTGGCCGGGCGGATCCGCGCCGGCGCCGCTGGAGCCTACGCCGCAGCCCAGGTGGTGGGTGCCCTGGTGGGCGCCCTCGCCCTGTTCGGCATCCTCCGGACCCTGCCCAGCATCCCGGACAGCCGCACGGCCTTCGACACCGTGGCAGCAGGTTTTGCTGACCACTCCATCATCCAGGCGCCCCTCGCCGCCGTCGTACTCCTGGAACTGCTGGGAGCCGCGATCATCGTGGCAGTCTTCCTCGGCGCAGCCGGCCGTGGCGGCAGCCGCACCGTGGCGGCCGTTGCCGTGGGACTGTCCTTCGCGGCCCTGCTCCAGGTGGGCCAGTCGGTGGGAAACCTGCCCTTCAACCCCGCCCGCGCAGTGGCGTCCGCCGTCTTCAGCTCGGGCTGGGCTGTGGAGCAGCTGTGGGTCTTCCTGGTGGCGCCGCTGGCCGGCGCCGCAATCGCGGGCCTGGCGTTCCGGATCACCGCGGGCGCTGAGCCTGCTGTCGCCGATGCGCTTTCCAGCGATGGCAAGGTTGGTGGCGACCGGACACGCACGGACGCGGACGTGCCGGAAGCGGACGACGCCGACGGCCTCGATGCGGACGGTCCGGGCGCGGACAGCCTGGACGGGGCCACCACGGGCACTGACGACGACGGCGCCGCGGCCCCCAGCACCGGCGCCGGTACGGCCGCCACGGCTGGGCGGGAAAAGTCCCGCGTCAGCGAGGCCCAGGAATTCTTCGACGGGAAGCGGTCCTGA
- a CDS encoding exonuclease SbcCD subunit D: MRLLHTSDWHLGRSFHGVGMLDAQRAFVDQLVAVVKRDRVDVVLIAGDVYDRALPGVDVVHLLDDALVRLTAAGAKVVLTSGNHDSAIRLGFASRLLERGGVHLRTRVEDLAQPLLLPLGTDAAGRDSVLALYGIPWLEPRLVSEQLGVETASHFEVTRAATGLIREDIARRSESAAVHSVVLAHTFASGGISSDSERDLSIGGVGAVPLDLFDGFSYTALGHLHGRQQLSGSVRYSGSPLAYSFSESTHQKGAWLVDIGPEGLTSVSEVQWEAPRALAVLRGELEDLLAEPAHTWAEAAYCQITLTDAQRPARAMERLRTRFPDTLVLAFDPQGASATAQASYSSRLAGAPDDLAVCCGFLEHVRGRGADQAEKAALAAALENVRLLEVSR, from the coding sequence ATGCGGTTACTTCACACCTCGGACTGGCATCTTGGCCGTTCGTTCCACGGCGTCGGCATGCTGGACGCCCAGCGCGCCTTTGTTGACCAGCTGGTGGCAGTGGTCAAGCGCGATCGCGTCGACGTTGTCCTGATTGCCGGGGACGTCTACGACCGCGCGCTCCCGGGCGTGGACGTGGTCCACCTGCTTGACGACGCGCTGGTCCGGCTCACTGCCGCGGGTGCCAAAGTGGTCCTCACCAGCGGCAACCACGACTCCGCCATCAGGCTCGGCTTTGCCTCCCGGCTGCTGGAGCGCGGGGGAGTGCACCTGCGCACCAGGGTGGAAGACCTGGCCCAACCTCTCCTGCTCCCGCTGGGAACGGATGCGGCCGGCAGGGACTCCGTGCTGGCGCTTTACGGCATCCCGTGGCTTGAGCCCCGGCTTGTCAGTGAGCAGCTCGGGGTGGAAACGGCGAGCCATTTCGAGGTCACCCGCGCAGCAACCGGCCTGATCCGGGAGGACATCGCCCGGCGGTCGGAATCCGCCGCCGTCCACTCGGTGGTCCTGGCCCACACGTTTGCCAGCGGCGGGATCAGTTCGGACAGCGAGCGGGATCTCAGCATCGGTGGGGTCGGCGCTGTGCCGCTGGACCTGTTTGACGGCTTCAGCTACACGGCCCTGGGCCACCTGCACGGCCGGCAACAATTGTCCGGTTCCGTCAGGTACTCAGGCTCACCGCTGGCCTATTCCTTCTCCGAGTCCACCCACCAAAAAGGGGCCTGGCTCGTGGACATCGGTCCGGAGGGGCTCACCTCTGTGTCGGAGGTCCAATGGGAAGCCCCGCGTGCCCTGGCCGTACTGCGGGGGGAGCTGGAGGACCTCCTGGCTGAACCCGCCCACACCTGGGCCGAAGCCGCCTATTGCCAGATCACCCTGACTGACGCGCAGCGTCCCGCCCGTGCCATGGAACGGCTCCGCACCCGGTTTCCGGACACCCTGGTCCTGGCATTCGATCCCCAGGGCGCGTCAGCCACTGCGCAGGCCAGCTACAGCAGCAGGCTTGCCGGCGCGCCGGACGACCTCGCTGTCTGCTGCGGCTTCCTGGAACACGTGCGGGGACGGGGTGCGGACCAGGCGGAAAAGGCTGCGCTCGCCGCCGCCTTGGAAAACGTCAGGCTGCTGGAGGTATCCCGGTGA
- a CDS encoding AAA family ATPase, producing the protein MRIHHLRISGFGPFAGTEDIDFDRLSAHGLFLLNGPTGAGKTSVLDAICFALYGSVPGARQDGKRLRSDHAEPGQEPAVTCEFSAQGRRFEVTRSPAWEKPSARGKNGFTVQQAKTLLRERVGGAWVEKSARNDEAGAEIMALLGMDREQFTRVVMLPQGDFAAFLRSKAADRLDLLQKLFGTQRFEALEQELSRQSAVAREDVAVLSGQLGLLASRAETEAAPLQLPEDGAPPADDVPRRLAWLQDSAVLRLAELKDRAAAAEAASQDRRNQAEQEAARHERNRKLQAAIQRQEALEEGAQRQEELLSRLGRHRQAQVLQGQLQAVDAASAKVRSAAAAAESAMTLLRLAAVDGGELAQLGLETAAEAADAALESVASAGTAGTAGTAGTAGTAGAGERDAAGRDGMPGAAEELGRLRSLLAVVEARLPDEDRLRDLRKRHQVLTGKQEELQRAVEGLGNTVSQLLVERGQLVDGMDRLEIRSTDAALRRKEAAAAAELLDVVRRHGSAVKALDLVKARHADSRENLLEAKRRWLDVREERLANAASELAAKLVDGEPCAVCGSGHHPSPADAGSGGPGLAQQEEEARGIYEAAEAAHASVGAELAKAEQAVAVLAGQGGDTPEAEARAAADGALAAAKDAEQATEELQGRRQRLEVLEAGLSEARSGVAEAEADLSRVTASLAELAEQATSLDKGLAGLRGGHRSLDRRLRALEEAVAVLDKAVEAQARLDAALLQAGEAQEHLERALPEAGFATVADVRGQLLEASEAAALEAAIRAAQDEAARVAGLFESEDIVLALAEAREGFQMDEERLAGMRAGAAAAQSDAREADLAAGLAARCLASLTSIAAEYETLVCSAREPAEKAQMLAGLADAASGRGENTYRMSLNSYVLAARLEQVALAASERLVAMSDGRYLLQHTDAKAARGAKSGLGLEVVDQWTGYRRDTSTLSGGESFMASLSLALGLADVVQQEAGGVEIETLFVDEGFGSLDEQSLEQVMDALEGLRDGGRVVGLVSHVAEMKQRIGTQLQVHKSRNGSTLRISESLDALV; encoded by the coding sequence GTGAGGATCCACCATCTGCGCATCTCGGGGTTCGGTCCTTTCGCGGGCACCGAGGACATCGACTTTGACCGGCTGAGCGCCCATGGTCTTTTCCTGCTGAACGGACCTACAGGTGCTGGAAAGACCAGCGTCCTGGATGCCATCTGCTTTGCCTTGTACGGGTCTGTTCCGGGGGCCCGGCAGGACGGCAAGCGGCTGCGCAGCGATCACGCGGAGCCCGGGCAGGAACCTGCGGTCACGTGTGAGTTTTCCGCGCAGGGCCGCCGCTTCGAGGTGACACGCTCTCCGGCCTGGGAGAAGCCCAGTGCCAGGGGTAAGAACGGCTTCACAGTACAACAGGCCAAAACACTGCTCCGGGAGCGGGTGGGCGGGGCGTGGGTGGAGAAGTCGGCCCGCAACGATGAAGCCGGTGCCGAAATCATGGCGCTGCTGGGCATGGACCGCGAACAGTTCACCCGCGTGGTGATGCTGCCCCAGGGCGACTTCGCTGCCTTCCTTCGCTCCAAGGCCGCCGACCGTCTGGACCTGCTGCAGAAGCTTTTCGGCACCCAGCGGTTTGAGGCCCTGGAACAGGAACTGTCCCGGCAGTCCGCTGTCGCCCGGGAGGATGTGGCGGTCCTGTCCGGCCAACTCGGACTCCTGGCCTCGCGGGCCGAAACCGAAGCCGCCCCGCTGCAGCTCCCGGAGGACGGCGCCCCGCCAGCAGATGACGTTCCCCGCCGCCTGGCGTGGCTGCAGGATTCCGCCGTGCTGCGCCTTGCCGAACTGAAGGACCGCGCCGCTGCCGCCGAGGCCGCCAGCCAGGACCGCCGAAACCAGGCGGAACAGGAGGCTGCCCGGCATGAGCGGAACCGGAAACTCCAGGCCGCCATCCAGCGGCAGGAGGCCCTGGAAGAAGGGGCCCAACGGCAGGAGGAGCTCCTGTCCCGGCTCGGGCGCCACCGCCAGGCCCAAGTCCTCCAGGGACAGCTGCAGGCCGTGGATGCAGCGTCGGCCAAGGTGCGCAGCGCCGCAGCCGCGGCCGAATCCGCCATGACACTGCTCCGGCTGGCCGCCGTCGATGGCGGGGAACTGGCCCAGCTCGGCCTCGAAACGGCGGCTGAAGCTGCCGACGCCGCGTTGGAGTCTGTAGCCTCCGCGGGAACCGCCGGAACCGCCGGAACCGCCGGAACCGCCGGAACCGCCGGAGCCGGGGAACGTGACGCTGCCGGCAGGGACGGCATGCCGGGGGCTGCGGAAGAACTGGGCCGGCTGCGTTCCCTGCTGGCGGTCGTCGAGGCACGGCTGCCGGACGAGGACAGGCTCCGGGACCTTCGAAAGCGGCACCAGGTGCTGACCGGGAAACAGGAGGAACTGCAGCGGGCCGTGGAGGGGCTGGGCAACACCGTCTCGCAGCTGCTGGTGGAGCGCGGACAGCTGGTGGACGGTATGGACCGGCTGGAAATCCGGTCCACCGACGCCGCGCTGCGCCGCAAGGAAGCTGCCGCCGCCGCGGAACTGCTGGACGTGGTCCGGCGCCACGGTTCCGCCGTCAAAGCGTTGGACCTCGTCAAAGCCCGCCACGCAGACTCGCGCGAAAACCTGTTGGAGGCCAAGCGCCGCTGGCTGGACGTGCGGGAGGAACGCCTGGCCAATGCCGCATCCGAGCTGGCCGCGAAGCTGGTCGACGGTGAACCCTGTGCCGTGTGCGGCAGCGGACACCACCCCAGTCCCGCGGATGCAGGCAGCGGTGGCCCGGGCCTGGCCCAGCAAGAGGAAGAAGCCCGCGGCATTTACGAGGCTGCGGAGGCAGCCCACGCCTCGGTTGGCGCTGAGCTTGCCAAGGCCGAGCAAGCCGTGGCCGTTCTCGCCGGACAAGGCGGGGACACTCCTGAAGCAGAAGCGCGCGCTGCCGCGGACGGTGCCCTTGCTGCCGCAAAAGACGCCGAGCAGGCAACGGAGGAACTCCAGGGCAGGCGGCAGCGGCTTGAAGTACTGGAAGCGGGCCTCAGTGAGGCCCGGTCCGGCGTGGCCGAAGCCGAGGCGGACCTTTCCCGGGTCACTGCGTCCCTTGCCGAACTGGCTGAACAGGCAACTTCGCTGGACAAGGGCCTGGCAGGCCTGCGCGGGGGCCATCGGAGCCTTGACCGCCGCCTGCGGGCACTCGAGGAAGCCGTGGCGGTCCTGGACAAAGCCGTGGAAGCCCAGGCCCGCCTTGATGCTGCACTGCTGCAGGCTGGCGAAGCGCAGGAACACCTTGAACGCGCCCTGCCGGAAGCCGGCTTCGCCACCGTCGCCGACGTCCGCGGCCAGCTCCTTGAAGCCTCTGAGGCCGCGGCGCTGGAGGCTGCAATCCGTGCTGCCCAGGACGAGGCCGCGCGTGTGGCCGGATTGTTCGAGTCCGAGGACATCGTGCTCGCGCTGGCCGAAGCCCGGGAGGGCTTCCAGATGGACGAAGAACGGCTGGCAGGAATGCGCGCCGGAGCGGCGGCTGCCCAAAGCGACGCCCGTGAGGCCGATTTGGCCGCGGGCCTGGCAGCCCGTTGCCTGGCCTCGCTGACGTCGATTGCTGCCGAATACGAGACGCTGGTCTGCTCGGCACGGGAGCCTGCGGAGAAGGCACAAATGCTGGCGGGATTGGCTGATGCCGCGTCCGGCCGGGGCGAGAACACCTACCGGATGAGCCTCAACAGCTACGTCCTGGCCGCGCGGCTGGAACAGGTGGCCCTCGCCGCGTCCGAACGGCTGGTGGCCATGAGCGATGGCCGGTACCTGCTCCAGCACACGGACGCCAAAGCCGCCCGGGGTGCAAAGTCAGGGCTGGGACTCGAGGTGGTGGACCAGTGGACGGGCTACCGCCGGGACACGTCCACCCTGTCCGGCGGCGAATCCTTCATGGCGTCGCTTTCCCTGGCCCTGGGCTTGGCGGACGTTGTCCAGCAGGAGGCCGGAGGCGTTGAAATCGAGACCCTGTTCGTGGATGAGGGCTTTGGAAGCCTGGACGAACAGTCGCTGGAACAGGTGATGGATGCCCTTGAGGGGCTCCGCGACGGTGGCAGGGTAGTGGGACTTGTCAGCCACGTGGCCGAGATGAAACAGCGGATCGGCACGCAGCTGCAGGTGCACAAGAGCCGGAACGGTTCCACGCTTCGGATCTCCGAAAGCCTGGACGCGCTCGTCTGA
- a CDS encoding MFS transporter, which translates to MGTLTLVTSVSGSFAAGGTAAGAVGIGSALGAPLLGSLADRRGQRPILLLSAVLNTLAVLALVLTATTTAGAGDFPLAVLAVAFAAGATSPQVGPLARVRWMSLTANADGSAPPSDPARDLDTALSYESTADEVTFVLGPALVGILASLVAPWLPLALAAAMTITLVPGFAVHPTHRAVPAARRSPDRKRQGAGDTNTSKLPWVVALPVFAMVCMGTFFGSTQAALSAFAAGLAGTEIAGLLYAVMGLSSAAAALSVAYWPRRAGLPLRWVLCAVLMAALAVLLLVPSSLPMMAAVLLLLGLPVGPVMVTVFAVGGRVAPAGRLGTVMTALASGIVAGTALGSSVGGQLAQLYGHGAAFLVPVCAALSLALLGAGAAVVLRQKA; encoded by the coding sequence ATGGGCACACTGACCCTGGTCACTTCCGTCAGCGGCTCCTTTGCCGCCGGCGGAACAGCCGCCGGCGCGGTGGGGATCGGCTCTGCCCTTGGCGCCCCGCTGCTGGGATCCCTGGCGGACAGGAGGGGACAGCGTCCAATCCTGCTGCTCTCCGCTGTACTCAATACCCTGGCCGTCCTGGCCCTGGTGCTCACCGCCACCACCACTGCTGGAGCTGGAGATTTCCCGCTTGCTGTACTGGCAGTTGCCTTCGCAGCCGGTGCCACCAGCCCTCAGGTGGGACCCCTGGCGCGCGTCCGGTGGATGTCCCTGACGGCCAACGCGGACGGTTCGGCTCCACCCTCCGATCCTGCCCGCGACCTGGATACGGCACTGTCCTACGAGAGCACTGCGGATGAGGTGACCTTCGTCCTGGGGCCGGCCCTGGTTGGAATCCTGGCCAGCCTCGTTGCGCCGTGGCTTCCGCTGGCACTGGCCGCGGCCATGACCATTACGCTTGTGCCGGGTTTCGCTGTGCATCCCACCCACCGGGCGGTTCCGGCCGCCCGTCGTTCCCCGGACAGGAAGCGCCAGGGTGCCGGGGACACGAACACTTCGAAGCTGCCGTGGGTGGTGGCCCTGCCGGTCTTTGCCATGGTCTGCATGGGGACCTTCTTTGGCTCCACCCAGGCTGCCCTGAGCGCTTTCGCCGCCGGACTCGCCGGCACCGAAATAGCGGGACTGCTGTATGCCGTCATGGGCCTCAGCTCGGCTGCCGCGGCACTCTCGGTTGCCTATTGGCCCCGCCGTGCAGGGCTCCCGCTTCGCTGGGTGCTGTGTGCCGTCCTGATGGCGGCGCTCGCCGTCCTGCTGCTGGTTCCTTCGTCACTGCCCATGATGGCGGCGGTCCTGTTGCTTCTCGGGCTGCCGGTGGGCCCGGTGATGGTCACCGTCTTCGCCGTGGGCGGAAGGGTGGCGCCCGCCGGCAGGCTGGGCACGGTCATGACCGCGCTCGCCAGCGGGATTGTCGCCGGAACGGCTCTCGGGTCCTCAGTTGGGGGACAATTGGCGCAGCTGTACGGCCACGGAGCCGCGTTCCTTGTCCCGGTCTGCGCCGCGCTCTCGCTTGCGCTGCTTGGTGCGGGAGCCGCCGTCGTGCTCCGCCAAAAAGCCTGA
- a CDS encoding IclR family transcriptional regulator, translating into MTPPAAAAQAGAAPQASPSQTLSRGIRALEILAAAPGPLTIAELAEAMGVHRSVAYRILRTLEDHSLLVRDDAGRVQPGPGLAVLARGVSRNLQSAALPELTQLANSLDMTAFVAVWDHHDCITLVTVEPRHSGASVAQRPGTRHPINAGAPGIAIQSALTEPEWDRLDTGIPYRPEALEARRRGYSASHDEVIAGVSSLAAPVRVPGGRPAALAVVYIRSAQDPEAVGAAIAESAARIESQLA; encoded by the coding sequence ATGACTCCTCCAGCAGCCGCAGCACAAGCCGGAGCTGCGCCGCAGGCTTCGCCCTCCCAGACACTGTCGCGAGGCATCCGTGCGCTCGAGATCCTTGCGGCTGCCCCCGGCCCGCTGACCATCGCCGAGCTGGCCGAGGCCATGGGTGTCCACCGTTCGGTGGCTTACCGGATCCTGCGCACCCTGGAAGACCACTCCCTCCTGGTCCGTGACGACGCCGGACGGGTCCAGCCCGGGCCCGGGCTGGCGGTCCTGGCACGCGGCGTATCCCGCAACCTTCAAAGCGCTGCCCTCCCGGAGCTCACCCAGCTGGCAAACTCGCTGGACATGACGGCTTTCGTGGCTGTCTGGGACCATCACGACTGCATCACGCTCGTTACGGTCGAACCGAGGCATTCGGGAGCCAGCGTGGCCCAGCGTCCCGGCACGCGCCACCCGATCAATGCCGGGGCTCCGGGTATTGCCATCCAGTCGGCCCTCACCGAACCCGAGTGGGACCGGCTGGACACGGGCATCCCCTACCGGCCGGAGGCATTGGAAGCGCGGAGGAGAGGCTACTCGGCCAGCCATGACGAGGTCATTGCCGGGGTCTCCTCGCTGGCGGCCCCGGTCCGGGTGCCCGGCGGCCGTCCGGCCGCCCTCGCCGTCGTCTACATCCGCTCGGCCCAGGACCCGGAAGCCGTGGGGGCGGCCATTGCCGAAAGCGCGGCACGGATCGAGAGCCAACTCGCCTAG
- a CDS encoding MFS transporter, with amino-acid sequence MTTPSKVDTLAGPSSRREERKVLAGTLVGTTIEWYDFFIFAQLTATLLSPLFLAPLNESNPGLAQILSFALIGISFLFRPLGAVIAGHLGDRLGRKAMLVFTLVMMGAATALIGMLPTYAQIGAWAPVLLILLRVIQGFSAGGEWGGAALMAVEHAPVNRRGLFGAYPQIGVPVGMILATGLLFFLNTSMSKEDFAAWGWRVPFLLSIVLIVVGYLIRRAVAESPVFQEMALRKKESKAPLGELIRNHKLPVLYSTLIFIGNNAAGYLLIAFFISYATKTLKMPTPQILLATTLASFGWLIFTLVGGWLSDRIGRVKTFLIGYAIVFAWMIPMFALIDTKDIMLYGVALFVLTVGLGLSYGPMSAMYAEMFPANVRYSGISIGYAFGAILGGAFAATIAESLLQSTKWTGSIGIYIMILCVISAVGVVLAKETKGRPLGVSSHH; translated from the coding sequence ATGACCACACCTTCCAAGGTGGATACCCTCGCTGGCCCCAGCAGTCGGCGGGAGGAGCGCAAGGTCCTCGCCGGCACCCTGGTCGGCACCACGATCGAGTGGTACGACTTCTTCATCTTTGCCCAGCTGACCGCAACGCTGCTGTCACCGCTGTTCCTCGCACCCTTGAACGAGTCCAATCCCGGCCTGGCCCAGATCCTTTCCTTCGCCCTCATCGGCATCAGCTTCCTGTTCCGCCCGCTCGGTGCCGTCATCGCAGGGCACCTGGGCGACCGCTTGGGCCGGAAGGCAATGCTGGTCTTCACCCTGGTCATGATGGGTGCGGCCACCGCGCTCATCGGCATGCTGCCCACCTACGCGCAGATCGGCGCCTGGGCTCCCGTGCTGCTGATCCTGCTGCGGGTCATCCAGGGCTTTTCCGCCGGCGGCGAATGGGGCGGTGCTGCCCTCATGGCCGTCGAGCACGCGCCAGTCAACCGCCGCGGCTTGTTTGGCGCCTACCCGCAGATCGGCGTGCCCGTGGGCATGATCCTGGCCACCGGCCTGCTGTTCTTCCTCAACACCAGCATGTCCAAGGAAGACTTCGCCGCCTGGGGCTGGCGCGTGCCGTTCCTGCTCTCAATCGTCCTGATCGTGGTGGGCTATCTGATCCGCCGGGCCGTCGCCGAAAGCCCGGTCTTCCAGGAAATGGCCCTGCGCAAGAAGGAGAGCAAGGCGCCCCTCGGTGAACTGATCCGGAACCATAAGCTGCCGGTGCTGTACTCCACCCTGATCTTCATCGGCAACAACGCGGCCGGTTACCTGCTGATTGCGTTCTTCATCTCCTACGCCACCAAGACGCTGAAGATGCCAACCCCGCAAATCCTCCTGGCCACCACACTGGCGTCCTTCGGCTGGCTGATCTTCACCCTGGTGGGCGGATGGCTCTCGGACCGCATTGGCCGCGTCAAGACCTTCCTGATCGGCTACGCCATCGTCTTCGCCTGGATGATCCCCATGTTTGCCCTGATCGACACCAAGGACATCATGCTTTACGGCGTCGCCCTGTTCGTCCTGACCGTTGGTCTGGGCCTGTCCTACGGACCCATGTCCGCCATGTATGCAGAAATGTTCCCCGCAAACGTCCGCTACTCCGGCATCTCCATCGGGTACGCCTTCGGCGCCATCCTGGGCGGAGCCTTCGCGGCCACCATCGCGGAGTCACTGCTGCAGTCCACCAAGTGGACCGGCTCGATCGGCATCTACATCATGATCCTCTGCGTGATCTCCGCCGTCGGCGTGGTGCTGGCCAAGGAAACCAAGGGCCGTCCGCTGGGTGTCAGCAGCCACCACTGA
- a CDS encoding phosphoribosyltransferase — MGTRFEDRKEAGQRLAAALAQFRERPDTVVLGLARGGVGVAAAAATALGLPLGTVLVRKLGIPGHEETAYGALALARGRIVRLINKPLLERVLEHGVSQESLNAVEDRERVELLRRAELYPGAGMDVAGKTVLLVDDGLATGATMRAAVEAVREGGAATVVAAAPVGSVQAQALLERVCDAVVCLHLPGNFRAVGSYYRHFPQLSDDDAVGLLAD; from the coding sequence ATGGGGACGCGTTTCGAAGACCGCAAGGAGGCCGGACAACGCCTTGCCGCTGCCCTGGCCCAGTTCCGGGAGCGCCCGGACACCGTGGTCCTGGGCCTGGCCCGCGGGGGCGTCGGTGTCGCGGCGGCTGCGGCAACTGCGCTGGGCCTGCCCTTGGGCACTGTCCTGGTGCGCAAGCTGGGGATCCCCGGGCACGAGGAAACCGCGTACGGGGCCCTTGCCCTGGCCCGCGGCCGCATTGTCCGGCTGATCAACAAACCCCTGCTGGAGCGGGTCCTTGAACATGGGGTATCCCAGGAATCACTGAACGCCGTGGAAGACCGCGAACGCGTCGAACTGCTCCGCCGGGCAGAGCTTTACCCGGGGGCCGGCATGGACGTGGCGGGCAAGACGGTGCTCCTGGTGGATGACGGCCTGGCCACTGGCGCTACGATGCGCGCCGCCGTCGAGGCCGTGCGGGAAGGTGGCGCTGCTACTGTGGTTGCCGCCGCCCCCGTGGGTTCGGTCCAGGCCCAGGCATTGCTCGAGCGGGTATGCGACGCGGTGGTCTGCCTGCACCTGCCCGGCAATTTCCGCGCCGTCGGGAGCTACTACCGGCACTTTCCGCAGCTGAGCGACGACGACGCAGTCGGGCTGCTGGCAGACTAG